The following are encoded together in the Anopheles nili chromosome 3, idAnoNiliSN_F5_01, whole genome shotgun sequence genome:
- the LOC128725704 gene encoding uncharacterized protein LOC128725704 produces the protein MASSFANCSYAPDPSSGDHPSNPFNYGDHSLLDDRDKRGVTRASSLALPNHSLLNLLEQKQKLYDTIHLTPPPKGNGTRRHSSDSYPMIENEGFQLPQRQSKKSHQPLAGSLVPPPVPKRTFQGNFPRKPPDAFEVQKRASLLALDSFQQQQAVAQQQQHQVQQQLQAQQQQVQQLQQQLQQQLQQQQQQQQQQQQQQAYAQFRKSAFEDQPFGYYPAPKSAKSAGSEGVAGTCHSVSTSSFDDIAEPDDFVLFSKKMASIESNRSSSDSNKSQTTIDTGYVSANETDRSILTGGSCSSVKGGASSFRSRFSSEDTQSSLDSFLSSELHRTDTIDSLPLNDSPFSLKKNVFNFDLKTSPLIRGSSTVSPNSIDEKLDSCSPRSLESKGSRKLPNVPTRKGTSGASATTGGVVMQPKLPPPGGSTRMTPPLPPSRSQQAFETRKLQKLQQAQQQQTQLNNVVAVHKTALESLQELYSRPLGIRRNIHRPPPLNAQQQMLGAGKSSMLSQRQDTSGLANDSFSITSSSGFQSKPMESALLQQHTTTSNAGSKFNRSTIRGKPSMPDSSPVGHVGTSGQTSSNLSTLMGASSTPPGVAPSGQTNLPSGAGLHTTTDPGLGALGVGNSTIRSVPPRVSMRQDSSISSDSFSQTSSPSYNSKIMEAPLLSHAAKMPKVSKPIAKNLDEITKESPTEANGTAAIIKSASTPASLQTIVRLSNGSNVSLQHKKFQILKARKNSNPYVTSGRLKFRLCQILLNAVGLLAIAGGLAAYFNAYPTIKFVNQTITRTSVAVASPGSTSTGTGGGISSISSSSSGVPATGSPGRTALDLAGGGGGFRADRNPAPGVCLPVIVKFCQQHRVPYNYTVFPNYIGHFGQPEAQGEIDLFEALVDVRCYELVPLFLCSLFVPKCGNSGTSVPPCKSLCTETMRRCSFFFDVFGLELPEYLRCSIFNDAVSDQEECVGMAEYKESIIRSRRPMVCSGFLCDKRRCIPNDWKCDGHVDCKDQSDEANCDFCEDDAIHCGEGQCVSQKHMCDGVQNCPYGQDERNCIRLSERNGDLGRGTLEVYKADLAQWVPACVKNWDPATSPTMICSLLGYRSVNSSRTTMRGSNRTLISTKDASALWRMYQKKDTNLIKEFNSCDFNSRYPVAELTCSNFECGKVRNKKYFKATKRIVGGSASKPGDWPFIAAILGGPEEVFYCAGVLIADQWVLTASHCIGNHTMRNVNDWTIQLGITRRHSHTYYGQKVKVKTVIPHPMYNLHIPHDNDIALFQLATRVAFHEHLLPVCLPPPHIRELPTGINCTVVGWGKREERNSSPNGASYEPTLNEVTVPIVNRDLCIDWLETFNVTEGMICAGYQEGGRDACQGDSGGPLLCPYPNEKDRWFVGGIVSWGVRCAHPKLPGVYANVPKFIPWILSQINNHSVLQTDTIGR, from the exons aTGGCGTCGTCATTCGCTAATTGCTCTTACGCGCCCGATCCGAGCTCTGGCGATCATCCATCGAATCCATTCAACTACGGCGACCACAGCCTACTAGACGACCGGGATAAGCG CGGAGTCACACGCGCATCGAGCCTTGCGCTACCGAACCACTCGCTGTTGAATCTGCTCGAGCAGAAGCAAAAGCTGTACGATACGATCCACCtaacgccaccaccgaagggcaATGGCACGCGGCGCCACTCGTCCGACTCGTACCCGATGATCGAGAACGAGGGTTTTCAGCTACCGCAGCGGCAAAGCAAAAAGTCACACCAACCGCTGGCCGGTTCGCTGGTACCGCCGCCAGTACCCAAGCGCACGTTTCAGGGTAACTTTCCGCGCAAACCACCGGACGCGTTCGAGGTGCAGAAGCGCGCCTCGCTGCTTGCGCTGGACagcttccagcagcagcaagcggttgcgcaacagcaacaacaccaggttcagcagcaactgcaagcgcaacagcagcaagtgcagcagcttcagcagcaactgcagcagcagctccagcagcagcagcagcagcagcagcagcagcaacagcagcaggcttACGCGCAGTTCCGCAAGTCCGCGTTTGAGGATCAACCGTTTGGGTATTATCCGGCGCCCAAGAGCGCGAAAAGTGCCGGTTCTGAGGGTGTTGCTGGGACGTGCCACAGTGTAAGCACGTCCAGCTTTGACGATATCGCGGAACCGGACGATTTTGTGCTGTTCAGCAAGAAGATGGCATCGATCGAGTCGAACCGATCGTCGAGTGATTCGAACAAATCGCAAACCACCATCGACACGGGGTACGTTTCGGCCAACGAAACTGACCGTTCGATCCTGACCGGGGGTAGCTGTTCATCGGTGAAGGGTGGTGCGTCCTCATTCCGCagccggttctcgtccgaggACACCCAGTCATCGCTTGACAGCTTCCTATCGTCTGAGCTGCATCGCACCGATACGATTGATTCGCTTCCACTGAACGACTCACCGTTCAGTTTGAAAAAGAACGTGTTTAATTTCGACCTGAAAACGTCTCCGCTTATCCGTGGCAGCAGCACCGTCTCACCGAACTCGATCGATGAGAAGCTGGACAGTTGTTCACCTCGCAGTCTCGAGAGCAAAGGTTCCCGGAAGCTTCCGAATGTGCCCACGCGTAAGGGAACGTCTGGGGCCAGCGCAACCACCGGTGGGGTTGTAATGCAACCCAAACTACCCCCACCGGGAGGATCAACACGCATGACACCACCTTTGCCACCGTCTCGATCACAGCAAGCGTTCGAGACACGCAAACTGCAAAAGCTGCAGCAagctcagcagcaacaaacgcaGCTAAACAACGTCGTTGCTGTGCACAAAACGGCCCTGGAAAGCCTTCAGGAGCTGTACAGTCGTCCGCTTGGCATCCGGCGTAACATccaccgaccaccaccactgaACGCTCAGCAACAGATGCTGGGTGCTGGCAAAAGCTCAATGTTGAGCCAGCGTCAGGACACGAGCGGACTCGCGAACGATAGCTTTTCCATTACCTCAAGCTCGGGCTTTCAAAGCAAACCGATGGAGAGCGCGCTGTTGCAGCAACACACCACTACCAGCAACGCAGGCTCGAAGTTTAACCGTTCGACGATCCGTGGTAAACCCTCGATGCCCGACTCATCACCCGTAGGACACGTTGGAACGTCAGGACAAACCTCCAGCAACCTGAGCACGCTAATGGGTGCCAGTTCAACGCCACCGGGTGTTGCTCCGTCTGGCCAAACGAATCTCCCATCTGGAGCTGGGCTTCACACGACAACCGATCCCGGTTTGGGTGCGCTGGGAGTTGGCAACAGTACGATCCGGTCCGTGCCACCGAGGGTTAGCATGCGGCAGGATTCGAGCATATCGAGCGACAGCTTTAGCCAAACGTCCAGCCCTAGCTATAACTCGAAGATCATGGAAGCGCCGTTGCTCTCGCACGCCGCCAAAATGCCCAAGGTTTCGAAACCGATCGCAAAGAATCTGGACGAAATCACGAAGGAATCACCGACGGAAGCGAACGGTACGGCTGCCATCATCAAGAGCGCTTCAACGCCGGCCAGCCTGCAGACGATCGTGCGGCTTTCCAACGGATCTAACGTCAGCTTGCAGCACAAG AAGTTTCAGATCCTTAAAGCACGCAAAAACTCCAACCCGTACGTCACGAGCGGTCGGTTAAAGTTCCGGCTCTGCCAGATCCTGCTGAATGCCGTCGGTTTGCTGGCCATTGCCGGTGGATTGGCGGCTTATTTTAACGCCTACCCGACGATAAAGTTCGTCAATCAAACCATCACGCGTACGTCCGTTGCGGTGGCATCACCGGGCAGTACATCTACCGGTACCGGCGGTGGCATATCCTCGATATCGTCGTCCTCTTCCGGTGTACCAGCGACGGGATCGCCAGGACGAACCGCACTGGAtctggccggtggtggtggtggtttccgTGCAGATCGAAATCCGGCACCCGGCGTTTGTCTGCCTGTGATCGTGAAGTTCTGCCAGCAGCATCGCGTCCCGTACAATTACACCGTCTTTCCGAACTACATTGGACATTTCGGCCAACCGGAGGCGCAGGGC GAGATCGATCTTTTCGAGGCCCTCGTCGATGTGCGGTGTTACGAGCTTGTTCCACTATTCTTATGCTCCCTGTTTGTGCCTAAATGCGGTAATTCCGGTACATCCGTGCCGCCGTGTAAAAGTTTGTGTACTG AAACTATGCGTCGCTGCAGTTTCTTCTTCGACGTGTTTGGACTCGAGCTGCCGGAGTACCTGCGGTGTTCCATCTTCAACGATGCCGTCTCGGATCAGGAGGAGTGCGTTGGCATGGCGGAGTACAAGGAGTCGATCATACGCTCCCGCCGGCCGATGGTGTGTTCGGGGTTTCTTTGCGACAAGCGGCGCTGCATCCCGAACGATTGGAAGTGTGACGGTCACGTGGACTGTAAGGATCAATCGGACGAGGCGAACTGTGACTTCTGTGAGGACGACGCGATCCACTGTGGTGAGGGACAGTGCGTAAGCCAGAAGCACATGTGTGATGGTGTGCAAAACTGCCCGTATGGGCAAGATGAACGGAACTGCA TTCGACTGAGTGAGAGAAATGGCGATCTGGGCCGGGGCACGCTGGAGGTTTACAAAGCGGACCTAGCCCAGTGGGTGCCGGCGTGCGTTAAAAACTGGGATCCTGCGACATCGCCCACCATGATCTGCTCGTTGCTGGGGTACAGATCGGTTAACTCTAGCCGAACGACGATGCGTGGCTCGAATCGTACGCTGATCAGCACCAAGGATGCGTCCGCGTTGTGGCGGATGTaccagaaaaaggacaccaaccTGATCAAGGAGTTTAACAGCTGTGACTTTAACTCACGATACCCGGTAGCTGAGTTGACGTGTTCAAACTTCG AGTGTGGCAAGGTACGGAATAAAAAGTACTTCAAGGCGACAAAACGCATCGTCGGTGGGTCGGCATCGAAACCCGGCGATTGGCCATTCATTGCGGCCATCCTCGGTGGCCCGGAAGAGGTGTTCTACTGTGCCGGCGTACTGATCGCCGACCAGTGGGTCCTGACCGCGTCGCACTGCATCGGCAA TCACACCATGCGCAACGTTAACGACTGGACGATTCAGCTCGGTATTACGCGGCGCCACTCGCACACCTACTACGGCCAGAAGGTGAAGGTCAAAACGGTCATCCCACACCCGATGTACAATCTGCACATTCCGCACGACAACGACATCGCGCTGTTTCAG CTCGCCACGCGGGTAGCGTTCCACGAGCATCTGCTTCCGGTTTGCCTTCCGCCGCCACACATTCGAGAGCTACCGACTGGCATCAATTGCACCGTCGTTGGGTGGGGCAAGCGCGAGGAACGCAACT CTTCACCGAACGGTGCATCGTACGAACCAACGCTTAACGAAGTTACCGTGCCCATCGTGAACAGAGATTTATGCATCGATTGGTTGGAAACGTTCAACGTGACCGAGGGTATGATCTGTGCCGGTTATCAAGAAGGTGGCAGAGATGCGTGTCAG ggtGACTCCGGTGGTCCATTGTTGTGTCCTTATCCGAACGAAAAGGATCGCTGGTTCGTCGGAGGCATCGTTTCCTGGGGCGTACGGTGCGCTCATCCGAAACTTCCCGGAGTTTACGCCAATGTGCCCAAGTTTATACCGTGGATTTTGTCGCAAATCAACAACCACTCGGTGCTTCAAACCGACACGATCGGTCGATAA